GAAACATTTATTGCCTCAGCGAGTCCGAATGCATGGGAAGAATAATTAAAAAAGTCAGATTGAAGCTCTTCCTCACATGCATTGATCTCATAGATTTTACCGAAACTTCCGTTTTTTTGTACAGCATCTATGATGATAACGTTATCATATCCCTTCCATGATTCCATTATATCTGTACCTTCACCGTCAATAATCTTTACATCGAATTTATCTATTTCGAATTTTTTTATTTTTTCAGCAACAGCAACCCCTGCTCCGTCATCGCTCCGGAATCTATTCCCGATTCCCAATATTAAGAATTTATTTTTATCCATCAATTATTAATTTTCCTTTTCTACATGGAGCTTTAAAAAGTGTGTGGCGCACGAAATACACGGGTCGTAATTTCTAACTGCCTGTTCGCATTGCAGCACAAGCTCTTTTTCAGGTAAATTTACTCTTGAGGGGATAAAATGTTTTAAGTCTTTCTCAATCGTTTTTTGATTCTGTGATGTTGGCGGCACTATCTTGGCATCCATTATCAGTCCCTCTTCATTTATTCTGTATCTGTGGTATAACATTCCTCTTGGTGCTTCAGATGCGCCGTTTCCGGTTGCTTCAATTGGATTAATTTGAATGCTCGGCTCATCAGGTTTTTCATACTGGTCAATAATTCTTATTGCCTCATCACAGGCGTAGAGAGTTTCAAGTCCTCTGACAATAATACTCTTGAACGGATTGTTTATTTCTCTTGGTAATTTCAGATCGCTTGCAACTTGTTTTACAATAGGAGATAGTTTATCGTAATTCAAATTATATCTTGCAATAGGTCCTAAGAAATAATTATCTCTCGCTCTTAATCTTGAATGTAATGCATGAGAATATTCTACATGCTCTTCAATGAAATTAAAATCATATTCTTCAACGGAAATATCCAATCCTTTATTCGATTTTATTCTTCCTTCATTAAAAGGATATTCAATATCATGGCAAAGAGAAACAAATTCATAGTCCTGTTCAAAGTCGGGGAATGTCAATGTAGAAGTAAACTTTACAGTATCAATTGCGGCATCTCTTGCCCAGAGCAGATCTTCTCTCAGTTGTTTCAGGTCTTTTTTCTGCGGGACCTTATAAAATCCGCCGACCTTTACATTAATTGGATGGATTTCTCTTCCGCCGATTGTCTTTACAATATCATTACCGATTCTCTTCAGCTTCAATGCTTTTTCAACAACTTCCGGAAAATCTTTTGCCATGTGAACTACATCAGGATATCCGAGAAAATCAGGAGCATGAAGCATATAAAGATGAAGCGTATGGCTTTCAATCCACTCACCGCAATATATCAGTCTGCGAAGTTCTCTTATCTGTCCGCCGGGTACTTGCCCGAATGCATTCTCAATAGCATTTACTGCCGACATCTGATAAGCAATAGGACATATTCCGCAAATTCTTGCAGTGATATCGGGTGCTTCAGAATATTTTCTGTCTCTTAAAAAAGCTTCAAAAAATCTAGGAGGTTCAAATATTTTCAGCTTAACATCATCAACTTCACCGTTCTTAATTTTTATGTATAAAGCGCCTTCGCCTTCAACGCGGGCGAGGTAATCAACTTTTATTGTTCTATTTTTCATATACTTCGCTTTCCTTTCTGAATGGTTCTGAGTAAGCATTAAATCCTCTGAACGCTAACATTATATCATATTTTGTTTCTCCTCTTGCTTCGATGTTTCTTGCAAGTGAAGATGTGTTAGGTGAATCCATCGGACCAAAACAACCGTAGCATCCTCTGTCATAAGAAGGGCAAATCGAACCGCAGCCTGTCTGAGTTACAGGACCTAAGCACGGAGTGCCATGCGCAACCATTACGCATACATTTCCTTTTTGTTTACACTCCATACAAACCGAGTGTGAGGTAATGTTAGGTTTTTTGTTGTTGAGATATGCAACTATCACATCTATCAACTGATATTTATTGACGGGGCATCCGCGCAATTCAAAATCAACATGTATAAATGATGCCACAGGCATTGACCTGTCTAAAGTAGAAATATATTGCGGATGCGCATAAACAATCTTTGTAAATTCCTTTACATCCTTCCAGTTTCTTAATGCCTGAATTCCTCCTGCAGTTGCGCAGGCGCCGATTGTAATTAATACTTTACAATCTTTTCTTATCTGTCTTGCAAGCTCTACATCGTGCGGAGTAGTAACGCTTCCTTCAATCAAACCGATATCATAAGGTCCGGGCAGCATTCTGCTGCTTGCTTCAGGGAAATATGCAATATCAACAGCACCAAGCACAGCTAATAATTCATCTTCTGCATCAAGGATGGATAGCTGGCATCCGTCACAAGATGATAATTTAAATACTGCTAATTTTGGTTTTTTATTTTTCATATTTGCTAGACCTCGTAAAGATTAAAAATATCTTTTACCTGTGAATAATTAAATACCGGACCGTCTTTACAAATAAATTTAGATGTGTACTGACAATGTCCGCAGAATCCTATTGCGCACTTCATGTTTCTTTCAAGAGAAAGATAAATATTTTTTTCTTCAACACCGAGCTTCAATAATTCTTCAATGGAAAACTTCATCATAATTTCAGGACCGCAGACCATTGAGTAAGTGTTAAGCGCATCAAGCTTAATGTAGTTGAAGAGATTTGTAACTACTCCGATATTTCCGCGCCAAGAGCTGTCACCTCTGTCAATTGTAGTGAGTATCTCTACATTTTTTGTTTTTGACCAGTGTTCAAGCTCTACTCTGTAAAGCAGGTCAAGCGCTGTTCTTGCTCCATACAGAATTATTACTCTGTTGAATTTTTTTCTTTCTTTGAAAATTGAATATATTGCCGGGCGTAACGGAGCAAGGCCTATACCTCCTACTACTATTACTACATCCTTGCCGTAAAATTTTGTTACATCCCAGTTACTTCCGAAAGGACCACGTACTCCAATTGTATCACCTTTTTTAAGCTGTGATAATTTAGAAGTAACGTTTCCTACCCTATGAATTGTATGAAGAATTGTTTTGTTTTTAGACGGGTCAGAGCAGATTGAAATAGCAGATTCGCCCATGCCGAAAACATAAAGCATATTGAACTGACCGGGTTTGAAATTGAAACTGCTTTTATCTTGTGATTCTATTTCAATTGTAAATGTATCATCGGTTTCCCAGAATATTTTTTTGATCGTGAATAAGTTTGGAATCATCGGGTCTGTAATAATTGTGTTCGTCTCAGCGGTTAACAGTGAATTATTTCCTTCGATGAATGTCATAATGTTAAATCATTTAATTTCTTTCGTGTAAACATCTAATAGTTGTATTCTTGTAGCTTTTAATCTTGCTTCAAGAATTCCTGAAAATCTTTTTATCAGTTCATATCCAAGATCGTGATTTTCTTCGCATTTGTTTCTTAAACATTCTCCGTCAAGAGCAACTGCTCTTACATCGTCAGTTGCATAGGCATCAAAATGCCATTTGTAAGGAGATACAAGCCAGGACCAGCCAAGCACTTGTCCGGGACCAAGAGTCAGAATTCTTATCGAACCTTTTTCTCTTCCATTTACTTCAATTGCTACTTTTCCCGTTCTTATCAAATAAAACTTTTTAGCTTCCTCGCCCTCGCTAAAAATTTTTGTTCCGTCAGGGAAATAGGTGTTGGATGCGCATGATAAAATTGTATCAATGTATTCCGGCTTTAAATCTTCCAGGAAGGAATGATTTCTTAACAGGATTGATATATCTTCCGTATGCATTTGTTGAGTTCCTTTATTTAATTTTTAAAAAATTAATTAACAGGATTATCTTGTATAGCTTTTACTTCTTTTGTAATATCTATTCCGACAGGACACCATGTGATACACCTTCCGCATCCTACACAGCCTGATGTTCCGAACTGGTCAATCCATGATGCAAATTTATGTGTCATCCACTGGCGGTACCGCGCCTTAGGAGATGTTCTGAAGTTACCGCCGGCAACTTTTGAAAAATCCAGACTGAAACATGAATCCCACTTTCTCCAGCGTTCAGTATGATTACCGCTGATGTCATTTACGTCTTCAACGTTGTTGCAGAAGCACGTAGGGCACACCATTGTGCAGTTGGCGCATGTAAGGCATCGTGTAGCAACGTCATTCCATTGCTGATGCTCCATGTTGTTCAGAAGTAAATCTTTTACTCCTTCAGTATTAATTGTGCGTCCCATATTTCTGGCAGTGTTATCGATCTCTGCGTCAGCTTTGAAAATCTGTTCTTCAGTTGCTGAATCATTTTCTACTTTGCTTAAAATATCTTCGCCTTTTTCAGTACCGGATTCAACAATGAAATAATGTTCGTTTGGATTTATTACTTCAGTGATTGAGAGGTCAAATCCTTTTTTTGCGCGCGGACCTGTATTCATTGAAACGCAGAAACATGTTTTTCCTGCCTGAGTGCAGTTAACGGCAACAATAAAAATTTTATCTCTCAGTGAAACGTAGTTAGGGTCTTTATACTGCCAGTTGTTAAAGACTTTATCCTGAATTTGTATTGCGTTTAGCTCGCATGAGCGGACACCTATGAATGCATACTTAGTACTATCGGTAAGAATGGTTTTGATTTCGAAAGATTTTCCGTTTTTATTTGCTTCAAATAATTCAAGCTTAGGTGGGAAGAGATATTTTTTCCAGGAGTGGGGACCGACATTGTAACCGAACAATGCTTCATCATTTCTTCTTTTTATTCTGTAGTGACCTGCTTCCTGTTCATCTGTCCATCCGATTGGCAGCTCGGAGGTATTTTCAATTTCATCGTAAATAATGGTTTTATCTCTAAGCGTGGGTGCGACGGTAATGAATCCTTCACTTTTAAGGAGTGATAAAATGCCATCAATAGCATTTCTATCAACAACCTTTATGCTATTTTTATCGTTCATATTGTTTATTACTTGCTTATATTTATTGCAGTAACAAATTTATTTTTGTAGATTACTACTGTATTTCTCGCCTGATTTCTATGTAAAATTACGGAAAATTCGGGAATTCAAAAATGATTCATATCATGTTTTCAAAATATTTTAACAATTATTAAGTGTTAATTATATTAAGTTTAAAAAGTTGAGTTAATTTATCTGATGAATATAACTACTGAAATTAAGAATTTTTTTAAAGACGGCGGACTTCTTTCTTCACAATTCGAAAATTACGAATACAGAAACGGACAGCTTGAAATGTCTATCAAAATATTAGATACTCTTGAAGAGAAGCGGCATATATTTATAGAAGCGCCGACAGGAATCGGAAAAAGCTTCGCTTATCTTATTCCTGCAATTTATTATGCAAAGGAAAATGAAAAGAAAGCGATTATTTCAA
This genomic interval from Bacteroidota bacterium contains the following:
- a CDS encoding hydrogenase maturation protease, whose product is MDKNKFLILGIGNRFRSDDGAGVAVAEKIKKFEIDKFDVKIIDGEGTDIMESWKGYDNVIIIDAVQKNGSFGKIYEINACEEELQSDFFNYSSHAFGLAEAINVSRVINKLPKLLIVYGIEGQHFNFDTKLSAKIEKAVNKTAALIKEKYGK
- a CDS encoding Ni/Fe hydrogenase subunit alpha, with protein sequence MKNRTIKVDYLARVEGEGALYIKIKNGEVDDVKLKIFEPPRFFEAFLRDRKYSEAPDITARICGICPIAYQMSAVNAIENAFGQVPGGQIRELRRLIYCGEWIESHTLHLYMLHAPDFLGYPDVVHMAKDFPEVVEKALKLKRIGNDIVKTIGGREIHPINVKVGGFYKVPQKKDLKQLREDLLWARDAAIDTVKFTSTLTFPDFEQDYEFVSLCHDIEYPFNEGRIKSNKGLDISVEEYDFNFIEEHVEYSHALHSRLRARDNYFLGPIARYNLNYDKLSPIVKQVASDLKLPREINNPFKSIIVRGLETLYACDEAIRIIDQYEKPDEPSIQINPIEATGNGASEAPRGMLYHRYRINEEGLIMDAKIVPPTSQNQKTIEKDLKHFIPSRVNLPEKELVLQCEQAVRNYDPCISCATHFLKLHVEKEN
- a CDS encoding oxidoreductase; this encodes MKNKKPKLAVFKLSSCDGCQLSILDAEDELLAVLGAVDIAYFPEASSRMLPGPYDIGLIEGSVTTPHDVELARQIRKDCKVLITIGACATAGGIQALRNWKDVKEFTKIVYAHPQYISTLDRSMPVASFIHVDFELRGCPVNKYQLIDVIVAYLNNKKPNITSHSVCMECKQKGNVCVMVAHGTPCLGPVTQTGCGSICPSYDRGCYGCFGPMDSPNTSSLARNIEARGETKYDIMLAFRGFNAYSEPFRKESEVYEK
- a CDS encoding FAD/NAD(P)-binding protein; this encodes MTFIEGNNSLLTAETNTIITDPMIPNLFTIKKIFWETDDTFTIEIESQDKSSFNFKPGQFNMLYVFGMGESAISICSDPSKNKTILHTIHRVGNVTSKLSQLKKGDTIGVRGPFGSNWDVTKFYGKDVVIVVGGIGLAPLRPAIYSIFKERKKFNRVIILYGARTALDLLYRVELEHWSKTKNVEILTTIDRGDSSWRGNIGVVTNLFNYIKLDALNTYSMVCGPEIMMKFSIEELLKLGVEEKNIYLSLERNMKCAIGFCGHCQYTSKFICKDGPVFNYSQVKDIFNLYEV
- a CDS encoding cyclic nucleotide-binding domain-containing protein; protein product: MHTEDISILLRNHSFLEDLKPEYIDTILSCASNTYFPDGTKIFSEGEEAKKFYLIRTGKVAIEVNGREKGSIRILTLGPGQVLGWSWLVSPYKWHFDAYATDDVRAVALDGECLRNKCEENHDLGYELIKRFSGILEARLKATRIQLLDVYTKEIK
- a CDS encoding 4Fe-4S dicluster domain-containing protein, which encodes MNDKNSIKVVDRNAIDGILSLLKSEGFITVAPTLRDKTIIYDEIENTSELPIGWTDEQEAGHYRIKRRNDEALFGYNVGPHSWKKYLFPPKLELFEANKNGKSFEIKTILTDSTKYAFIGVRSCELNAIQIQDKVFNNWQYKDPNYVSLRDKIFIVAVNCTQAGKTCFCVSMNTGPRAKKGFDLSITEVINPNEHYFIVESGTEKGEDILSKVENDSATEEQIFKADAEIDNTARNMGRTINTEGVKDLLLNNMEHQQWNDVATRCLTCANCTMVCPTCFCNNVEDVNDISGNHTERWRKWDSCFSLDFSKVAGGNFRTSPKARYRQWMTHKFASWIDQFGTSGCVGCGRCITWCPVGIDITKEVKAIQDNPVN